One Gammaproteobacteria bacterium genomic window, GCCGATTTCTTCACGCGACATGCTTAAGCGAAATGAATGTTTAGTATCCGGGGCAAAAAGATGGGTTCTCTCAAAAATATTACGCAAAAAATACTCCACCCGATCGATAGCGGGGACAAGATTATTCAAAAAAATAATCATATCGTCAGTTTTTCTTTGTAACAGAAGATAAACAAAAGCTTTAGCAAGTTGCGGCTGCTGATGAAAAATGACAAAAAAATCGTTGAGTGGCCAAAAACATAATTGTGAAGCCTCGAGTGCGACTGTACTAACAATAGATTTAAATTCTCTTTGTGCATGTATATCCACTATTTCGCCCGTCAACGTAAATCCAGCGATAATTTCATCTCCATTACCAGAAATGAGTAGATTTTTTAATGTTCCTGATTTCACAACGTATAAATATTTAACCAGTTTTCCTGCTTGTAAAAGTGGCTCACCAGGCTGCAATTCAAGTATCTCTGACTCATGGCAATATTGTTCTATATGAACATGGCTAAAAAAACAGCGAGAAACCACTGCACAATTCTTACATTTTCGGTAAGAGTCTATCGTCTTTAGCATTTTTAAACTCATAAAATAAAAAGAGGTCTGGATTATATAAAGGAGATATCCATGATATTAGGGTAGAAAATACCCTAGCTTGAAAATAGGCATCATTATTACAGAAGTATATTTG contains:
- a CDS encoding cyclic nucleotide-binding domain-containing protein; this translates as MLKTIDSYRKCKNCAVVSRCFFSHVHIEQYCHESEILELQPGEPLLQAGKLVKYLYVVKSGTLKNLLISGNGDEIIAGFTLTGEIVDIHAQREFKSIVSTVALEASQLCFWPLNDFFVIFHQQPQLAKAFVYLLLQRKTDDMIIFLNNLVPAIDRVEYFLRNIFERTHLFAPDTKHSFRLSMSREEIGNYLNLSTETVSRMLRKLQDIGKLRVKSKNIFFNY